Genomic DNA from Tissierellales bacterium:
TGGTTATTATAGAGTACTTATGTCTATAAGATATTCAATAATAGCATAGTTAAATATAAATAGCTCGAAATTAGGAGGTGTAACAGTATGAGAGATAAAGTGATTCTAGCTTGTACTGAATGTAAGCAGAGAAATTACAATACAACTAAAAATAAAAGAAATAACCCAGACAGAATTGAACTGAAAAAATATTGCAGATTCTGTAAGAAACATACAGTTCACAAAGAAACTAAGTAGAGTTTAAAAATACTAAGTGAGGATGTGAAGCTGATGTCAAGCCAAGCAGTGTCGAAAGACAATGAGAAAAAGATAGGATTTTTTAAAGGTGTTAAGTCTGAAATGAAAAAAGTTAGCTGGCCTAGTTCGAAGACTTTGGTAAATCACACTATTATAGTTATTACTATGTGTGTGTTTATGTCTTTATTTATAGGTGTTTTAGACTTAGGTTTTCAATCTTTGATAGGACTTATTGTTAAATAATATGAAAATGTTGGGAGGAAGGACTATTAGTCCGTAAAGTATGAATGAAATGTCGGAAAATGCAAAATGGTATGTAGTTCATACATATTCCGGTCACGAGAAGAAAGTTCAAGCCAATATAGAAAAGTTGGTTG
This window encodes:
- the rpmG gene encoding 50S ribosomal protein L33, yielding MRDKVILACTECKQRNYNTTKNKRNNPDRIELKKYCRFCKKHTVHKETK
- the secE gene encoding preprotein translocase subunit SecE, giving the protein MSSQAVSKDNEKKIGFFKGVKSEMKKVSWPSSKTLVNHTIIVITMCVFMSLFIGVLDLGFQSLIGLIVK